CCGCCCAGCACGTTGATCTTGGCCACGCCGTCGATGCCCGAGAACATCGGTTCGACCACCCGCGAGATGTAGTCGGCCACTTCCGGCATCGACAGCTGCTCGCTGGAGAACGCCACGTAGGCGACGCTGGTGAAGCCGCCGGAGGTGCGCTCGATCACCGGGTCATAGGCTTCGGCGGGCAGCTTGTAGCGGATCTGGTTGACCTTGGCCATCACCTCGGTGAGGGCGTTGATCGAGTTGCTGTTGAGCTGCATGCGCACGGTGACCAGGCTCTTGCCCTGGGTCGAGCTGGACGACAGGTAGTCGATACCCTCGACCGAGGCCACGGCCTGGCTGATCGGCTGGGTCACAAAACCCTGCATCAGCTCCGAGGAGGCGCCGGGGTACTGGGTGGTGATGGTGATGGTGGAGGTTTCCAGCATCGGGTACTGGCGCACCGGCAGCTTGGTGAACGCCATGATCCCGAACAGCAGGATCAGCGTGCTGACCACCAGCGCCAGCACGGGCCGGCGCAGGAATATATCGGTGAAATGCATGATCGCTCCTCAGCGCTGGACGTTGAGCCGCACGGTGTCGGCCACAGGCTCGATGGCGACGCCGTCCTGCAGCTTGATCTGCCCGGAGGTCACCACTTCGTCGCCCGCCTGCAGGCCCTTGGCGACCACCGCCAGGCCATCGCGGCGTTCGCCGACGCTGATGTTCTGCCGGCGAACCTTCTTCAGGCCGTTCTCTTCGTAGGTGACGAACACGCTTTCGCCATAGGCGTTGTAGGTGATCGCGGTTTCCGGCACCACCAGCTCATCCTTGCCCGGCAGTTGCACCTTGACCTTGGCGTACATGCCCGGGCGCAACTTGCCCTGGTGCTCCTTGAGCAGCGCCTGGACCTTGATCACGTGGGAGTTGTTCACCTGCGGGTCGATGGCGCTGACCGTGCCTTCGAACTTCATGCCGTTCCACGCATCGACAGCCAACTCGACGGCCTGGCCCTTGACGATGTTGGCGCTGTCACGCTCGGAGACGGTGAAGTTGACCCGCAGGCCATTGAGGTCGGTGAGCGTGGCCAGTGGCCGACCGGCCTGCACGTAGTCACCCAGGTGAACCTGGCGAATGCCCAGCTCGCCGGAGAACGGCGCGCGGATGGTCTTCTGCGCGATCTGCGCCTGGATGTTCTCGAGGTTGCCCTTAGCCGCGTCGAACTGCGCCCGCGCGCTGTCCAGCGCG
This genomic stretch from Pseudomonas entomophila harbors:
- a CDS encoding efflux RND transporter periplasmic adaptor subunit, with translation MSLRYVAHGEEPAPAPVLVPAALAKVKQVPYTYYQVAIGQIEARQQVLLSAEVSGQVVALAFDSGDKVKAGNVVVRLNTSPEEGELTRLRGEFEAAKTHYGRLQALARNGAESQRALDSARAQFDAAKGNLENIQAQIAQKTIRAPFSGELGIRQVHLGDYVQAGRPLATLTDLNGLRVNFTVSERDSANIVKGQAVELAVDAWNGMKFEGTVSAIDPQVNNSHVIKVQALLKEHQGKLRPGMYAKVKVQLPGKDELVVPETAITYNAYGESVFVTYEENGLKKVRRQNISVGERRDGLAVVAKGLQAGDEVVTSGQIKLQDGVAIEPVADTVRLNVQR